A portion of the Bacillus sp. 2205SS5-2 genome contains these proteins:
- the thiI gene encoding tRNA uracil 4-sulfurtransferase ThiI: protein MNYERILIRYGELSTKGKNRNLFVSKLKNNIVQLLKDMPKIHVQSTRDRMHLLLNGENGGEVMNRLRTVFGIQSFSPVVKTTQNLEEIQLAALYLVKKSFIKGMTFKVSVKRADKSYLHDTNEMNQLVGSYILPKIEGLKVDVKQPDLKLQIEIRKEGVYLSSEIFEGAGGMPVGTSGKAMLMLSGGLDSPVAGYLTMKRGVELEAVHFHSPPFTSERAKEKVVELARQLTAFSGSVKLHIVPFTKVQQAIQAQVPENYTMTSTRRMMLKITDEIRKNRNGLAIITGESLGQVASQTLESMVAINAVTSTPILRPLVAHDKTEIISMAREIGTYETSILPYEDCCTIFTPPSPKTRPKKEKVEYYESFADFDSLLSEAVAETEILTINLENQLASDEAFDELL, encoded by the coding sequence ATGAATTATGAACGAATTCTCATCCGCTACGGCGAATTATCTACAAAGGGTAAAAATCGTAACTTGTTCGTCAGTAAACTGAAAAACAACATTGTTCAACTGTTAAAAGACATGCCGAAAATACATGTTCAATCAACTCGAGACCGTATGCATTTGTTATTAAACGGTGAAAACGGTGGAGAGGTGATGAACCGATTACGGACTGTTTTCGGAATACAATCCTTTTCACCAGTTGTGAAGACCACTCAAAACTTAGAAGAAATTCAACTTGCGGCTTTATATCTAGTGAAAAAATCCTTCATAAAAGGGATGACTTTCAAAGTATCGGTTAAGCGAGCTGATAAATCGTATTTGCATGACACTAATGAAATGAATCAATTAGTTGGATCCTACATTTTACCGAAAATTGAAGGACTTAAAGTAGATGTGAAACAACCAGATCTTAAACTTCAAATTGAAATTCGAAAAGAAGGGGTCTACTTGTCGAGTGAAATTTTTGAAGGAGCAGGTGGAATGCCCGTGGGCACTAGCGGAAAAGCTATGCTTATGTTATCAGGCGGTCTTGATAGTCCAGTTGCGGGATATTTGACAATGAAAAGAGGAGTGGAACTTGAGGCAGTCCATTTCCATAGCCCTCCATTTACATCTGAGCGTGCAAAAGAAAAAGTAGTCGAGTTAGCCCGTCAATTAACTGCTTTTAGTGGTAGTGTAAAACTGCATATTGTTCCTTTTACGAAGGTACAACAAGCAATCCAAGCTCAAGTGCCTGAAAACTATACGATGACTTCCACTCGAAGAATGATGCTGAAAATAACAGATGAGATTCGTAAAAATAGGAATGGTTTAGCAATCATTACCGGAGAAAGTCTTGGTCAAGTGGCTAGTCAAACGTTGGAAAGCATGGTAGCCATCAATGCAGTTACGAGTACACCGATTCTCCGCCCGCTCGTAGCCCATGATAAAACCGAGATTATCTCGATGGCCCGGGAAATAGGGACGTATGAAACCTCTATATTACCTTATGAGGATTGTTGTACGATTTTTACGCCCCCTTCACCAAAAACGAGACCAAAAAAAGAGAAGGTAGAATACTACGAAAGCTTTGCTGATTTTGATTCTTTACTTTCAGAAGCTGTCGCAGAAACTGAAATTTTGACAATAAACTTGGAAAATCAGCTAGCATCCGACGAAGCTTTCGATGAATTGCTTTAA
- a CDS encoding cysteine desulfurase family protein, whose translation MIYFDNSATTKPYAEVLDTFLKVSLDYFGNPSSLHGIGGEIERLVEQARKQTASFLGVQTNEVYFTSGGTESNNLAIKGVALRYGNRGKHIITSSIEHPSVKEACQQLVEIGFEVTYLPVDSMGRVNPKDVERSLRDDTILVSIMHVNNEIGSIQPLKEIGEMISSRSRTLFHVDHVQGFGKVPLCMKNNHVDLCTLSAHKFHGLKGNGILFVKHGVELSPLLSGGEQEQKFRSGTENTGGIVSTAKAMRLYWEESTNSLKSLHQLSSLLKEKLKEIQGVEIHTPDEYAAPHIINFSLIGLKGEVLVHAFEEVGIFISTTSACSSKQKIPSSTLLAMGKSKEKADSAVRISLSFQNTEEDITGFIYRLNQIISKYSNVIRRS comes from the coding sequence ATGATTTATTTTGATAATAGCGCAACAACTAAACCATATGCGGAAGTTTTGGATACGTTTCTGAAAGTGAGTTTGGATTATTTTGGGAATCCTTCTTCTCTACATGGTATTGGAGGTGAAATTGAAAGACTTGTTGAACAAGCAAGAAAGCAAACCGCATCCTTTCTTGGTGTTCAAACCAATGAGGTCTATTTTACGTCAGGTGGAACAGAGTCGAATAATTTGGCTATTAAAGGTGTAGCTCTGCGTTACGGAAATCGCGGGAAGCATATAATTACTTCTTCTATAGAGCATCCCTCTGTAAAGGAAGCGTGCCAACAATTAGTTGAAATTGGATTTGAGGTTACCTATTTACCAGTAGATTCAATGGGAAGGGTCAATCCTAAGGATGTTGAGAGGTCGTTAAGGGATGATACCATCCTTGTATCAATCATGCATGTCAATAATGAAATTGGCAGCATACAACCGCTAAAGGAAATTGGTGAAATGATTTCCTCGCGATCAAGAACACTATTTCACGTTGATCATGTGCAAGGTTTTGGGAAAGTTCCATTGTGCATGAAAAATAATCATGTCGATCTTTGCACTTTATCAGCTCATAAATTCCATGGACTGAAAGGAAATGGAATTTTATTTGTCAAACATGGCGTTGAGCTTTCTCCATTATTATCGGGTGGAGAACAAGAACAAAAATTTCGCAGTGGTACTGAGAATACTGGTGGTATTGTAAGCACTGCCAAAGCCATGCGTTTATATTGGGAGGAATCAACTAACTCTCTCAAATCGTTACACCAACTAAGTTCACTATTAAAAGAAAAATTAAAAGAAATTCAAGGCGTAGAAATCCATACTCCAGATGAATACGCGGCACCTCATATCATTAACTTTTCTTTAATTGGTCTAAAAGGGGAAGTGCTGGTACATGCCTTTGAAGAAGTAGGGATATTTATTTCGACAACTAGTGCTTGTTCATCGAAACAAAAAATCCCGAGTTCCACGTTGTTAGCGATGGGAAAAAGCAAAGAAAAAGCAGATAGTGCGGTTCGTATCAGCTTGTCTTTTCAAAATACTGAAGAAGATATCACCGGATTTATATATCGCCTGAACCAAATTATTTCAAAATACTCGAACGTTATAAGGAGATCATAA
- the ezrA gene encoding septation ring formation regulator EzrA, translated as MELLIGGIVLVIIIFSISTFFRRKHYREIDALEGWKVDIMNRPVLEEMSKVKQLNMTGQTEDLFEKWRGQWEEIVAVSLPEVEELLLDAEEYADKFRFNKAKFTTTKVSVLLEKVEKQIDVILEELSELIGSEEKNREEIEELSVQFHDCRKQLLAHRHQFGEVAAALEQELLSIKQAFDSFDQLTTEGNYLEARELVLNLKLQYENLALNMERTPDFLAQCQNIIPSQLEEILDGYIEMKEQGYVLDHLEINHEVQKYIKELEEMKQLILNLDVEKVEGIISSVKEKIDSLYDLLEQEVHSKHFIMQNEPKIKLLLDEVRAENAALKINTDFVQQGYQLENDELDVPQKLEKQLKSIVKRFSKLENELSENEAAFSFIGEELQKIGEELDVIHKSQTEFAQHLQNLRKDEIEAREKIQDLKQQLSDARRLVSKSNVPGLSVEHKQLLDQAKKFMGNVIESLNEKPLNMKSVNQNLEQTADAVQHFYTKTKELVEQVLLAEKVIQYGNRYRSRYELVEDGLRVAEEAFRRYEYQEALEQAAAAVERVEPGALKRIESWINEESS; from the coding sequence ATGGAACTGCTTATTGGCGGCATCGTTTTAGTTATAATCATCTTTAGTATAAGCACATTTTTTCGAAGAAAACACTATCGAGAAATAGACGCCCTTGAAGGTTGGAAGGTTGACATCATGAATCGACCTGTTTTAGAGGAAATGTCTAAAGTCAAACAATTAAATATGACGGGTCAAACAGAAGACTTGTTTGAAAAATGGCGTGGTCAGTGGGAAGAAATAGTAGCCGTTTCGTTGCCAGAAGTCGAAGAATTATTATTAGATGCTGAAGAATATGCCGATAAGTTTCGTTTTAATAAGGCTAAATTTACAACAACGAAAGTTAGTGTGTTATTGGAGAAGGTCGAAAAGCAAATTGATGTAATTCTAGAGGAATTAAGTGAACTGATTGGTAGTGAAGAAAAGAACCGCGAAGAAATTGAAGAATTGAGTGTTCAGTTTCATGATTGTCGTAAGCAACTGTTGGCACACCGTCATCAATTTGGTGAAGTTGCAGCCGCACTAGAGCAAGAATTACTAAGCATAAAACAAGCTTTTGATTCGTTTGATCAGTTAACAACGGAGGGAAATTATTTAGAAGCCCGGGAACTTGTATTGAATTTAAAGCTACAATATGAAAATTTAGCACTGAATATGGAACGGACACCTGATTTTTTAGCTCAATGCCAAAATATAATTCCTTCTCAATTAGAGGAAATACTAGACGGATATATAGAAATGAAGGAACAAGGATATGTATTGGATCATCTTGAAATCAATCATGAGGTGCAAAAATACATTAAAGAGTTAGAAGAAATGAAACAGTTGATTTTGAATTTAGATGTGGAGAAAGTGGAGGGTATCATCTCGTCAGTTAAAGAGAAGATTGATTCTTTGTATGACCTTTTAGAGCAAGAGGTACATAGTAAACATTTTATCATGCAAAATGAACCTAAAATCAAACTTTTACTTGATGAAGTTAGAGCAGAAAATGCCGCATTAAAAATTAATACTGATTTTGTTCAACAGGGATATCAGTTAGAAAACGATGAATTAGATGTTCCGCAGAAATTAGAAAAACAGCTCAAGTCAATTGTTAAGAGATTCTCAAAACTCGAAAACGAGTTATCGGAAAATGAAGCTGCATTTTCATTCATTGGAGAAGAGCTTCAAAAAATTGGCGAAGAGCTTGATGTTATTCATAAAAGTCAAACGGAATTTGCTCAACATCTACAAAATTTACGAAAAGATGAAATTGAAGCACGAGAGAAAATTCAAGACTTAAAGCAACAATTAAGCGATGCTCGACGTCTAGTATCAAAAAGCAATGTTCCTGGTTTGTCGGTAGAGCATAAGCAATTGTTGGATCAGGCCAAGAAATTTATGGGAAATGTAATTGAAAGCTTAAACGAAAAGCCGCTAAATATGAAAAGTGTAAACCAAAATTTAGAGCAAACTGCAGATGCAGTTCAACATTTTTACACAAAAACAAAAGAACTTGTGGAACAAGTGTTACTTGCAGAAAAGGTGATTCAGTATGGAAATCGATATCGTAGTCGCTACGAATTAGTAGAGGATGGACTTCGTGTTGCTGAAGAAGCTTTTAGAAGGTACGAGTACCAAGAAGCCTTAGAACAAGCAGCTGCAGCTGTTGAAAGGGTAGAACCGGGTGCATTAAAAAGGATTGAATCGTGGATTAACGAGGAATCATCGTGA
- the refZ gene encoding forespore capture DNA-binding protein RefZ yields the protein MKMIASSTKEKIMISAIYLFNTKGYHGTAIRDISKRAKVNASNISYHFNGKQGLLEECFTRFFEPYLAILEKEVYQLDIERADVLLLSAIKKVLHFQSQQYQLARLVWREVSVDSQVVREIFSSYLMKERYYLKAFFEKGMQQGIFSPFPVSYAVIHLKSLLSMPYINQQYMEEVWNLYTRERLFTERYFVTIQQWLTNVFIQPNLLSKDRGDMIVNR from the coding sequence ATGAAAATGATCGCATCGAGCACTAAAGAAAAAATTATGATCTCTGCTATCTACCTCTTTAACACAAAAGGCTATCATGGAACGGCAATCAGGGATATTAGCAAACGAGCGAAGGTCAATGCTTCGAATATTTCCTATCACTTTAACGGAAAACAAGGGCTATTAGAAGAGTGTTTTACTCGATTTTTCGAACCTTATTTAGCGATTCTTGAAAAGGAAGTATACCAATTAGATATAGAAAGAGCAGATGTGTTATTGTTATCTGCGATAAAAAAAGTACTTCATTTTCAAAGTCAACAATACCAACTAGCTCGCCTTGTGTGGCGAGAAGTGTCTGTTGATTCCCAAGTAGTAAGGGAAATTTTTTCTAGTTACCTCATGAAAGAACGATATTACTTAAAAGCTTTTTTTGAGAAAGGTATGCAGCAAGGAATTTTTTCTCCTTTTCCAGTCTCTTATGCCGTCATTCACCTTAAATCTTTACTTTCAATGCCATATATTAACCAACAATATATGGAAGAAGTTTGGAATTTATACACTCGTGAAAGATTGTTCACTGAACGATATTTCGTCACCATTCAGCAGTGGCTAACAAATGTCTTCATTCAACCAAATTTATTAAGTAAAGATAGAGGCGACATGATTGTTAATCGATAA
- a CDS encoding GAF domain-containing protein gives MFQAENYSGTKEENYTLVIKQLQALLAGEKNVIANLSNATAILNQFLNDINWVGFYLMEENELVLGPFQGLPACIRIPLGKGVCGSAAQEQTVYRVGDVHMFPGHIACDAASRSEIVLPIMKEGKLLGVLDIDSPSNDRFDEIDENMLKQFVAALESFI, from the coding sequence ATGTTTCAAGCAGAAAATTATTCAGGTACAAAAGAAGAAAATTACACTCTTGTCATCAAGCAGTTACAAGCACTATTAGCTGGTGAAAAAAATGTTATTGCCAACTTAAGCAATGCTACTGCCATCTTAAATCAATTCCTAAACGATATTAACTGGGTCGGATTTTATTTAATGGAAGAGAATGAACTAGTTCTTGGTCCATTTCAAGGACTTCCAGCATGCATTCGTATTCCACTTGGAAAAGGGGTTTGCGGGTCAGCCGCTCAAGAACAAACGGTATATCGGGTAGGGGATGTGCACATGTTCCCAGGTCATATTGCCTGTGATGCCGCATCGCGTTCTGAAATCGTTCTGCCTATCATGAAAGAGGGAAAACTACTTGGAGTGTTAGATATTGATTCTCCTAGCAACGATCGTTTTGATGAAATTGACGAAAATATGTTAAAACAGTTTGTGGCTGCACTAGAATCATTTATATAG
- the megL gene encoding methionine gamma-lyase, giving the protein MAKGNRSFETNVIHHGYSSNEHSDSLAPPLYQTSTFTFGSAEQGERRFAGEEEGFIYSRLANPTVRMLEERMALLEKGEKALAFSSGMAAVSAVLIGLTKASDHIVCSQGVYGCTFGLLQMMKNKYDITHDFSSMSSREDIESVIRSNTACIYVETPINPTMKLIDLSLIVEIARERGIPVIVDNTFCSPYLQNPIELGCDLVVHSATKYIGGHGDVIAGIVVGAEDILSKIQGTTQKDIGGIISPFDAWLLLRGLKTLPIRMDRHCENAEKIASFLTSHPLVEKVYYPGDTDSPDYSILKKQMRGAGGLISFELKGDKCTAQQFMNSLSLIKIAVSLGDAETLIQHPASMTHAVVPIEEREKMGISERLLRLSVGLEGWEDIVEDLRLGFSKL; this is encoded by the coding sequence ATGGCAAAGGGGAATCGATCGTTCGAAACAAATGTTATCCATCATGGATATTCGTCGAATGAACATAGTGATAGCTTGGCACCACCACTTTATCAAACTTCAACGTTTACGTTTGGCAGTGCTGAGCAAGGAGAAAGAAGATTCGCAGGTGAAGAAGAAGGCTTTATTTATTCGCGATTAGCGAATCCTACAGTTAGGATGCTTGAGGAGCGTATGGCCTTATTAGAAAAAGGGGAAAAGGCATTGGCATTTAGTTCTGGTATGGCTGCCGTTTCAGCAGTGCTTATTGGGCTAACCAAAGCATCAGACCATATTGTTTGTTCACAAGGCGTTTATGGTTGTACCTTTGGATTGTTACAAATGATGAAAAATAAATATGATATTACACATGACTTCTCATCTATGAGCAGTCGGGAAGATATTGAGAGTGTAATTCGCTCTAACACGGCCTGTATCTATGTGGAAACTCCCATTAACCCGACCATGAAGCTCATTGATTTATCTTTAATTGTTGAGATAGCGAGGGAACGCGGAATTCCAGTTATCGTAGATAATACATTTTGTTCACCTTATCTACAGAACCCAATAGAACTAGGATGTGATCTCGTTGTACATAGTGCAACGAAATATATTGGTGGTCACGGAGATGTGATTGCGGGAATTGTGGTTGGAGCGGAAGACATCCTGTCTAAGATACAAGGAACAACACAAAAGGATATAGGGGGGATTATTTCCCCGTTCGATGCCTGGCTTCTGCTGAGAGGTTTAAAAACATTGCCGATTCGAATGGATCGTCATTGTGAAAATGCAGAAAAAATCGCTTCGTTCTTGACTTCACATCCTCTTGTGGAGAAAGTATATTATCCAGGAGATACGGATTCACCCGATTATTCTATACTGAAGAAACAAATGAGAGGAGCAGGTGGGTTAATTTCTTTTGAATTAAAAGGAGATAAATGCACAGCTCAACAGTTTATGAATTCTTTAAGTTTAATCAAAATTGCAGTTAGTTTAGGAGATGCAGAAACGTTGATCCAGCATCCTGCTTCGATGACACATGCAGTAGTGCCAATTGAAGAAAGAGAAAAAATGGGGATTAGTGAACGGTTATTACGTTTGTCTGTGGGCTTGGAAGGCTGGGAAGATATAGTAGAAGATCTCCGCTTGGGTTTCAGTAAGTTGTAA
- a CDS encoding sensor domain-containing diguanylate cyclase, giving the protein MSRKGTIILQQYKANLFDLLSEYTFINVHNKTWEDHWVSLVRDVWQTENVGLLLRTENFFSTSPSWKNDEGAVLLVNEVESLFLANDIVGSDDIHNVNELSKFKKVIAIRDEYNVPIGLLCFEEDIQETNGNLFTEIVTEFIAISRGMMNKLFSMRSVIEEEKRYRELFKVTETFHSSMEIDTLLGEIISTLQKVFPLYSYHLLLSNDHQEYRNLPIQNFDYDHASTAAMHTFVSGEIQVERSTVSGNTTLYAPLKGKQGIYGVMQVGSLTQKIFPQKEKEFIKLLAYTAGSALENAKLYQQSKRLISDLQLINELSHRLNSNLRLSETLTFLNAQIQKSFHASAIGFVFLQDRIERYNVLPGSSEVFRNGNGVEYIQYVESKILRDNDSLFIGDLNGKFDHMDPLYRSIMAVPMVEHSEIIGFCLVLHYEPYSFSFDMYKLLQSFIHHSTLALTNSMLREKLEKMVITDHLTQLYSRNHLDEFIERSMIEETQGALLLFDIDDFKKINDTYGHHIGDQVLIQVANLLKEIVKGLGLSARWGGEEMAVYFPRTTTADVFHIAEKIVEECPIRTKPNVTLSCGLSDWSRDKTITATKLLTEADGALYEAKKKGKNQVVVQK; this is encoded by the coding sequence ATGAGCAGAAAAGGGACAATTATATTACAGCAATATAAAGCAAACCTATTTGATCTTTTGAGCGAATACACTTTTATTAATGTCCATAATAAAACCTGGGAAGATCATTGGGTAAGTCTAGTGCGGGATGTTTGGCAAACAGAAAACGTGGGACTTCTTCTACGTACAGAGAATTTTTTTTCTACCAGCCCATCTTGGAAGAATGATGAGGGCGCTGTTTTGTTAGTAAACGAAGTAGAAAGTCTCTTCTTGGCCAACGATATCGTTGGTTCCGATGATATACATAACGTTAACGAATTATCGAAATTTAAAAAAGTGATTGCTATCCGTGATGAATACAATGTGCCAATCGGATTGTTATGTTTTGAAGAAGACATTCAAGAAACAAACGGAAATCTCTTTACGGAAATAGTCACAGAATTCATAGCTATTTCTAGGGGAATGATGAATAAACTATTTTCCATGAGAAGTGTCATCGAAGAAGAAAAGCGATATCGCGAGCTTTTTAAAGTGACCGAAACTTTTCACTCTTCAATGGAAATAGACACGCTTTTAGGTGAAATTATCTCGACCCTCCAAAAAGTATTCCCATTGTATTCTTATCACCTTTTATTATCAAACGATCATCAAGAATATAGGAATCTACCGATTCAGAATTTTGATTACGATCATGCGAGTACTGCTGCGATGCATACATTTGTTAGTGGAGAAATTCAAGTTGAAAGAAGTACGGTTTCAGGAAACACCACGCTTTATGCACCATTAAAAGGAAAGCAAGGAATCTATGGGGTGATGCAGGTTGGGTCGCTTACTCAGAAAATATTTCCACAAAAGGAAAAAGAGTTCATTAAATTGTTAGCTTATACAGCCGGAAGTGCCCTAGAGAATGCAAAGCTTTATCAACAATCTAAAAGGCTGATTTCCGACTTACAATTAATCAATGAACTTTCTCATCGATTAAATTCAAATTTACGATTGTCTGAAACATTAACATTCTTAAACGCTCAAATCCAAAAGTCCTTCCACGCATCTGCCATTGGATTTGTATTCTTACAAGATCGAATAGAGCGTTATAATGTATTGCCTGGAAGCAGTGAAGTTTTTCGAAATGGGAATGGAGTAGAGTACATTCAATATGTAGAATCTAAAATATTGAGAGATAATGATTCATTATTTATCGGTGATTTAAATGGGAAGTTTGATCATATGGACCCACTTTACCGCTCTATTATGGCGGTCCCTATGGTCGAGCATAGTGAGATTATCGGGTTTTGCCTTGTGTTGCATTATGAACCGTACTCATTTTCGTTCGATATGTACAAATTATTACAATCATTTATCCATCATTCTACGTTAGCTCTCACCAATTCTATGTTAAGAGAAAAATTAGAAAAAATGGTCATTACGGATCATCTCACTCAATTGTATTCTCGCAATCATTTGGATGAATTTATTGAGCGCTCGATGATAGAAGAGACACAAGGTGCATTGTTGTTATTTGATATAGATGATTTCAAAAAAATCAATGATACTTACGGTCATCATATCGGTGATCAAGTGCTGATTCAGGTAGCCAATCTTTTAAAGGAAATAGTGAAGGGCTTGGGACTAAGTGCACGGTGGGGCGGGGAAGAAATGGCCGTTTATTTTCCTCGGACCACTACAGCAGATGTTTTTCATATTGCTGAAAAAATCGTAGAAGAATGCCCTATTCGAACCAAACCAAATGTTACTCTCTCTTGTGGGTTATCTGATTGGAGTCGGGATAAAACAATTACTGCAACAAAATTACTAACGGAAGCAGACGGAGCACTATATGAAGCCAAGAAAAAAGGGAAGAATCAAGTTGTTGTGCAAAAGTAA
- the rpsD gene encoding 30S ribosomal protein S4, producing MARYTGPSWKLSRRLGISLSGTGKELEKRPYAPGQHGPNQRKKISEYGLQLQEKQKLRHMYGVTERQFRNLFDKAAKFQGKHGENFMILLESRLDNVVYRLGLARTRRQARQLVNHGHITVDGKRVDIPSFRLQPGQTIAVREKSRNFSIVKEAIEASNYIPDFVTFDAEKLEGTFNRLPERSELPAEINEALIVEFYSR from the coding sequence ATGGCTCGATATACAGGTCCAAGTTGGAAATTATCCCGTCGTCTTGGTATTTCACTAAGCGGTACAGGTAAAGAATTAGAAAAGCGTCCTTATGCTCCAGGACAACACGGTCCTAATCAACGTAAAAAAATCTCTGAGTACGGTTTACAATTACAAGAGAAGCAAAAGCTTCGTCACATGTATGGCGTAACTGAGCGTCAATTCCGTAACTTATTTGATAAAGCAGCTAAATTCCAAGGTAAACATGGTGAAAATTTCATGATTTTACTTGAATCTCGCCTTGATAACGTTGTTTATCGTTTAGGCTTAGCTCGTACACGTCGTCAAGCACGTCAATTAGTTAACCACGGTCATATTACTGTTGATGGAAAACGCGTTGATATTCCATCATTCCGTTTACAACCTGGTCAAACAATTGCTGTTCGCGAAAAATCTCGTAACTTTAGCATTGTTAAAGAAGCTATTGAAGCTAGCAACTACATCCCTGATTTTGTTACTTTCGACGCTGAAAAACTTGAAGGTACTTTCAACCGCTTACCTGAGCGTTCTGAATTACCAGCTGAAATTAACGAAGCTCTTATCGTTGAGTTCTACTCTCGTTAA
- the tyrS gene encoding tyrosine--tRNA ligase encodes MELLDDLKWRGIIYQQTDEEGLTNVLNEEKISIYCGVDPTADSMHIGHLLPFLTLRRFQMHGHRPLVLVGGATGLIGDPSGKKEERQLQTLESVQHNVACLKEQLKQIFSFEGKNGAVMVNNYDWIGSIDIVTFLRDFGKYVGINYMLAKDTISSRLDSGISFTEFTYTILQAMDFQHLYENHNCKLQIGGSDQWGNITTGLELIRKTQEEGAKAYGLTIPLVTKSDGTKFGKTESGAIWLDSSKTTPYEFYQFWINTADTDVLKYLKFFTFLSREAIESLELSLQQEPHLRKAQKTLAEEMTALIHGKVALEQAIKITKALFSGDVKTLTATEIQQGFKDVSTFSQKKEEEVGLIDLLVAAKIVPSKRQAREDVQNGAVYLNGERLTELQYTLNQKDRIEDQFTIIRRGKKKYFLIQYV; translated from the coding sequence ATGGAACTTTTAGATGATTTAAAATGGAGAGGGATAATTTATCAACAAACAGATGAGGAGGGTTTGACCAACGTATTAAATGAGGAGAAAATTTCTATTTATTGCGGAGTAGATCCGACTGCAGATAGCATGCATATTGGTCATTTATTGCCGTTTTTAACGCTTCGTCGTTTTCAAATGCATGGACACAGACCACTTGTTTTAGTTGGTGGGGCTACAGGTCTAATCGGAGATCCTAGCGGGAAAAAAGAGGAGAGGCAACTTCAAACGTTAGAGTCTGTTCAACACAATGTAGCGTGCTTGAAGGAACAATTGAAACAAATTTTTTCATTTGAAGGTAAAAATGGTGCAGTCATGGTCAATAACTATGATTGGATTGGATCGATTGATATTGTTACTTTTCTTCGGGATTTTGGAAAGTATGTAGGCATTAATTATATGTTAGCGAAAGATACGATATCTTCCCGCTTAGACTCCGGCATATCCTTTACAGAATTCACGTACACGATTTTACAAGCCATGGATTTTCAGCATCTATACGAAAATCATAACTGCAAGCTTCAAATTGGAGGTAGTGATCAATGGGGAAATATCACAACAGGGTTAGAGTTGATCCGTAAAACGCAGGAAGAAGGCGCAAAAGCATATGGTTTAACTATTCCTCTAGTGACCAAATCAGATGGAACCAAATTCGGAAAAACCGAAAGCGGAGCAATCTGGCTAGATTCGAGCAAAACGACACCCTATGAATTTTATCAATTTTGGATTAATACAGCGGATACGGATGTATTGAAATACTTGAAGTTCTTTACCTTTCTTTCAAGGGAAGCAATAGAATCGTTAGAGTTATCACTCCAACAAGAGCCACATTTACGAAAGGCACAAAAAACATTGGCTGAAGAAATGACTGCTTTAATTCATGGGAAAGTAGCGCTTGAGCAAGCGATCAAGATTACAAAAGCCCTGTTTAGTGGTGATGTGAAAACACTGACAGCTACAGAAATTCAGCAAGGATTCAAAGATGTTTCGACCTTTTCACAAAAGAAAGAGGAAGAAGTAGGATTAATTGATTTGTTAGTCGCAGCCAAAATTGTTCCTTCGAAGCGTCAAGCACGAGAAGATGTTCAAAATGGTGCGGTTTATCTGAATGGAGAACGACTAACGGAACTTCAATATACTCTGAATCAAAAGGATCGAATTGAAGATCAATTTACAATTATCCGTAGAGGGAAGAAAAAGTATTTCTTAATTCAATACGTATAA